The following coding sequences are from one Nilaparvata lugens isolate BPH chromosome 6, ASM1435652v1, whole genome shotgun sequence window:
- the LOC111044594 gene encoding flotillin-1 isoform X4, whose amino-acid sequence MTWGFVTCGPNEALVVSGCCYTKPLLVPGGRAFVWPTIQCVQRISLNTMTLQVDSPTVYTSQGVPISVTGIAQVKIQGQNEEMLLAACEQFLGKTDAEIQNIALVTLEGHQRAIMGSMTVEEIYKDRKKFSKQVFEVASSDLVNMGITVVSYTLKDIRDEEGYLKSLGMARTAEVKRDARIGEAEARRDARIKEAIAEEEQMASRYLNDTEIAKAQRDFELKKAAYDMEVQTKKAEAELAYELQAAKTKQRIKEEQMQIKVVERTQEIAVQDQEIQRRERELEATIRRPAEAEKYRLEKLAEANRKRVIMEAEAEAESVRVRGEAEAFAVEAKARAEAEQMLKKAEAWREYHDAAVIDMLLETLPKVAAEVAAPLSQAKKITMVSSGGGEVGAAKLTGEVLDIVAKVPDLVKSMTGVNIMKQLPAA is encoded by the exons ATGACTTGGGGGTTTGTGACGTGTGGTCCTAACGAGGCGTTAGTTGTATCAG gaTGTTGCTACACTAAACCACTTCTAGTTCCTGGTGGAAGAGCGTTCGTTTGGCCAACTATACAATGTGTACAGAG gaTATCTCTGAACACCATGACTCTTCAAGTGGACAGTCCAACAGTTTATACCAGCCAGGGCGTTCCAATATCTGTTACTGGAATAGCACag GTAAAAATCCAGGGTCAAAATGAAGAAATGCTTCTAGCAGCTTGTGAACAGTTTCTGGGCAAGACAGATgctgaaattcaaaatattgcGTTAGTTACATTGGAAGGACACCAGAGGGCGATCATGGGCAGTATGACAGTCGAG gAAATCTACAAAGATCGAAAAAAGTTCAGCAAACAGGTGTTCGAAGTGGCGTCATCCGATCTGGTCAATATGGGCATCACTGTTGTTTCTTACACACTCAAAGACATCAGAGATGAAGAG GGATACTTGAAAAGTTTGGGAATGGCGAGAACAGCAGAAGTGAAACGAGATGCAAGAATAGGCGAGGCGGAGGCCAGGAGAGACGCCAGAATAAAGGAGGCAATAGCTGAAGAAGAACAGATGGCATCAAG ATATTTGAACGACACCGAAATAGCGAAAGCACAGCGAGATTTCGAACTGAAAAAAGCCGCTTATGATATGGAGGTCCAAACAAAG AAAGCGGAAGCAGAGCTGGCGTACGAGCTGCAAGCGGCAAAGACGAAGCAGCGCATCAAGGAGGAGCAGATGCAGATCAAGGTGGTGGAGCGCACACAGGAGATCGCCGTGCAAGACCAGGAGATTCAGCGGCGCGAACGCGAGCTGGAGGCAACCATTCGCCGGCCGGCTGAGGCCGAGAAGTACAG aTTGGAGAAGCTGGCAGAGGCGAACCGGAAGCGGGTGATAATGGAGGCGGAAGCAGAGGCGGAGTCGGTGCGCGTGCGCGGAGAGGCGGAGGCATTCGCCGTGGAGGCCAAGGCGCGCGCCGAGGCAGAGCAGATGCTGAAGAAGGCGGAAGCCTGGCGCGAGTACCACGACGCCGCTGTCATTGATATGCTCCTCGAAACACTGCCTAAG GTTGCGGCCGAGGTGGCAGCGCCACTGTCGCAGGCGAAGAAGATCACGATGGTGTCGTCGGGCGGAGGGGAGGTGGGTGCCGCCAAGCTGACAGGGGAGGTGCTCGACATTGTCGCCAAGGTGCCCGACCTCGTCAAAAGCATGACCGGGGTCAACATCATGAAG CAATTACCGGCGGCATGA
- the LOC111044594 gene encoding flotillin-1 isoform X3 — MTWGFVTCGPNEALVVSGCCYTKPLLVPGGRAFVWPTIQCVQRISLNTMTLQVDSPTVYTSQGVPISVTGIAQVKIQGQNEEMLLAACEQFLGKTDAEIQNIALVTLEGHQRAIMGSMTVEEIYKDRKKFSKQVFEVASSDLVNMGITVVSYTLKDIRDEEGAKGYLKSLGMARTAEVKRDARIGEAEARRDARIKEAIAEEEQMASRYLNDTEIAKAQRDFELKKAAYDMEVQTKKAEAELAYELQAAKTKQRIKEEQMQIKVVERTQEIAVQDQEIQRRERELEATIRRPAEAEKYRLEKLAEANRKRVIMEAEAEAESVRVRGEAEAFAVEAKARAEAEQMLKKAEAWREYHDAAVIDMLLETLPKVAAEVAAPLSQAKKITMVSSGGGEVGAAKLTGEVLDIVAKVPDLVKSMTGVNIMKQLPAA, encoded by the exons ATGACTTGGGGGTTTGTGACGTGTGGTCCTAACGAGGCGTTAGTTGTATCAG gaTGTTGCTACACTAAACCACTTCTAGTTCCTGGTGGAAGAGCGTTCGTTTGGCCAACTATACAATGTGTACAGAG gaTATCTCTGAACACCATGACTCTTCAAGTGGACAGTCCAACAGTTTATACCAGCCAGGGCGTTCCAATATCTGTTACTGGAATAGCACag GTAAAAATCCAGGGTCAAAATGAAGAAATGCTTCTAGCAGCTTGTGAACAGTTTCTGGGCAAGACAGATgctgaaattcaaaatattgcGTTAGTTACATTGGAAGGACACCAGAGGGCGATCATGGGCAGTATGACAGTCGAG gAAATCTACAAAGATCGAAAAAAGTTCAGCAAACAGGTGTTCGAAGTGGCGTCATCCGATCTGGTCAATATGGGCATCACTGTTGTTTCTTACACACTCAAAGACATCAGAGATGAAGAG GGAGCAAAG GGATACTTGAAAAGTTTGGGAATGGCGAGAACAGCAGAAGTGAAACGAGATGCAAGAATAGGCGAGGCGGAGGCCAGGAGAGACGCCAGAATAAAGGAGGCAATAGCTGAAGAAGAACAGATGGCATCAAG ATATTTGAACGACACCGAAATAGCGAAAGCACAGCGAGATTTCGAACTGAAAAAAGCCGCTTATGATATGGAGGTCCAAACAAAG AAAGCGGAAGCAGAGCTGGCGTACGAGCTGCAAGCGGCAAAGACGAAGCAGCGCATCAAGGAGGAGCAGATGCAGATCAAGGTGGTGGAGCGCACACAGGAGATCGCCGTGCAAGACCAGGAGATTCAGCGGCGCGAACGCGAGCTGGAGGCAACCATTCGCCGGCCGGCTGAGGCCGAGAAGTACAG aTTGGAGAAGCTGGCAGAGGCGAACCGGAAGCGGGTGATAATGGAGGCGGAAGCAGAGGCGGAGTCGGTGCGCGTGCGCGGAGAGGCGGAGGCATTCGCCGTGGAGGCCAAGGCGCGCGCCGAGGCAGAGCAGATGCTGAAGAAGGCGGAAGCCTGGCGCGAGTACCACGACGCCGCTGTCATTGATATGCTCCTCGAAACACTGCCTAAG GTTGCGGCCGAGGTGGCAGCGCCACTGTCGCAGGCGAAGAAGATCACGATGGTGTCGTCGGGCGGAGGGGAGGTGGGTGCCGCCAAGCTGACAGGGGAGGTGCTCGACATTGTCGCCAAGGTGCCCGACCTCGTCAAAAGCATGACCGGGGTCAACATCATGAAG CAATTACCGGCGGCATGA
- the LOC111044594 gene encoding flotillin-1 isoform X2, which produces MTWGFVTCGPNEALVVSGCCYTKPLLVPGGRAFVWPTIQCVQRISLNTMTLQVDSPTVYTSQGVPISVTGIAQVKIQGQNEEMLLAACEQFLGKTDAEIQNIALVTLEGHQRAIMGSMTVEEIYKDRKKFSKQVFEVASSDLVNMGITVVSYTLKDIRDEEGYLKSLGMARTAEVKRDARIGEAEARRDARIKEAIAEEEQMASRYLNDTEIAKAQRDFELKKAAYDMEVQTKKAEAELAYELQAAKTKQRIKEEQMQIKVVERTQEIAVQDQEIQRRERELEATIRRPAEAEKYRLEKLAEANRKRVIMEAEAEAESVRVRGEAEAFAVEAKARAEAEQMLKKAEAWREYHDAAVIDMLLETLPKVAAEVAAPLSQAKKITMVSSGGGEVGAAKLTGEVLDIVAKVPDLVKSMTGVNIMKSAPGFRTDSFL; this is translated from the exons ATGACTTGGGGGTTTGTGACGTGTGGTCCTAACGAGGCGTTAGTTGTATCAG gaTGTTGCTACACTAAACCACTTCTAGTTCCTGGTGGAAGAGCGTTCGTTTGGCCAACTATACAATGTGTACAGAG gaTATCTCTGAACACCATGACTCTTCAAGTGGACAGTCCAACAGTTTATACCAGCCAGGGCGTTCCAATATCTGTTACTGGAATAGCACag GTAAAAATCCAGGGTCAAAATGAAGAAATGCTTCTAGCAGCTTGTGAACAGTTTCTGGGCAAGACAGATgctgaaattcaaaatattgcGTTAGTTACATTGGAAGGACACCAGAGGGCGATCATGGGCAGTATGACAGTCGAG gAAATCTACAAAGATCGAAAAAAGTTCAGCAAACAGGTGTTCGAAGTGGCGTCATCCGATCTGGTCAATATGGGCATCACTGTTGTTTCTTACACACTCAAAGACATCAGAGATGAAGAG GGATACTTGAAAAGTTTGGGAATGGCGAGAACAGCAGAAGTGAAACGAGATGCAAGAATAGGCGAGGCGGAGGCCAGGAGAGACGCCAGAATAAAGGAGGCAATAGCTGAAGAAGAACAGATGGCATCAAG ATATTTGAACGACACCGAAATAGCGAAAGCACAGCGAGATTTCGAACTGAAAAAAGCCGCTTATGATATGGAGGTCCAAACAAAG AAAGCGGAAGCAGAGCTGGCGTACGAGCTGCAAGCGGCAAAGACGAAGCAGCGCATCAAGGAGGAGCAGATGCAGATCAAGGTGGTGGAGCGCACACAGGAGATCGCCGTGCAAGACCAGGAGATTCAGCGGCGCGAACGCGAGCTGGAGGCAACCATTCGCCGGCCGGCTGAGGCCGAGAAGTACAG aTTGGAGAAGCTGGCAGAGGCGAACCGGAAGCGGGTGATAATGGAGGCGGAAGCAGAGGCGGAGTCGGTGCGCGTGCGCGGAGAGGCGGAGGCATTCGCCGTGGAGGCCAAGGCGCGCGCCGAGGCAGAGCAGATGCTGAAGAAGGCGGAAGCCTGGCGCGAGTACCACGACGCCGCTGTCATTGATATGCTCCTCGAAACACTGCCTAAG GTTGCGGCCGAGGTGGCAGCGCCACTGTCGCAGGCGAAGAAGATCACGATGGTGTCGTCGGGCGGAGGGGAGGTGGGTGCCGCCAAGCTGACAGGGGAGGTGCTCGACATTGTCGCCAAGGTGCCCGACCTCGTCAAAAGCATGACCGGGGTCAACATCATGAAG
- the LOC111044594 gene encoding flotillin-1 isoform X1 yields the protein MTWGFVTCGPNEALVVSGCCYTKPLLVPGGRAFVWPTIQCVQRISLNTMTLQVDSPTVYTSQGVPISVTGIAQVKIQGQNEEMLLAACEQFLGKTDAEIQNIALVTLEGHQRAIMGSMTVEEIYKDRKKFSKQVFEVASSDLVNMGITVVSYTLKDIRDEEGAKGYLKSLGMARTAEVKRDARIGEAEARRDARIKEAIAEEEQMASRYLNDTEIAKAQRDFELKKAAYDMEVQTKKAEAELAYELQAAKTKQRIKEEQMQIKVVERTQEIAVQDQEIQRRERELEATIRRPAEAEKYRLEKLAEANRKRVIMEAEAEAESVRVRGEAEAFAVEAKARAEAEQMLKKAEAWREYHDAAVIDMLLETLPKVAAEVAAPLSQAKKITMVSSGGGEVGAAKLTGEVLDIVAKVPDLVKSMTGVNIMKSAPGFRTDSFL from the exons ATGACTTGGGGGTTTGTGACGTGTGGTCCTAACGAGGCGTTAGTTGTATCAG gaTGTTGCTACACTAAACCACTTCTAGTTCCTGGTGGAAGAGCGTTCGTTTGGCCAACTATACAATGTGTACAGAG gaTATCTCTGAACACCATGACTCTTCAAGTGGACAGTCCAACAGTTTATACCAGCCAGGGCGTTCCAATATCTGTTACTGGAATAGCACag GTAAAAATCCAGGGTCAAAATGAAGAAATGCTTCTAGCAGCTTGTGAACAGTTTCTGGGCAAGACAGATgctgaaattcaaaatattgcGTTAGTTACATTGGAAGGACACCAGAGGGCGATCATGGGCAGTATGACAGTCGAG gAAATCTACAAAGATCGAAAAAAGTTCAGCAAACAGGTGTTCGAAGTGGCGTCATCCGATCTGGTCAATATGGGCATCACTGTTGTTTCTTACACACTCAAAGACATCAGAGATGAAGAG GGAGCAAAG GGATACTTGAAAAGTTTGGGAATGGCGAGAACAGCAGAAGTGAAACGAGATGCAAGAATAGGCGAGGCGGAGGCCAGGAGAGACGCCAGAATAAAGGAGGCAATAGCTGAAGAAGAACAGATGGCATCAAG ATATTTGAACGACACCGAAATAGCGAAAGCACAGCGAGATTTCGAACTGAAAAAAGCCGCTTATGATATGGAGGTCCAAACAAAG AAAGCGGAAGCAGAGCTGGCGTACGAGCTGCAAGCGGCAAAGACGAAGCAGCGCATCAAGGAGGAGCAGATGCAGATCAAGGTGGTGGAGCGCACACAGGAGATCGCCGTGCAAGACCAGGAGATTCAGCGGCGCGAACGCGAGCTGGAGGCAACCATTCGCCGGCCGGCTGAGGCCGAGAAGTACAG aTTGGAGAAGCTGGCAGAGGCGAACCGGAAGCGGGTGATAATGGAGGCGGAAGCAGAGGCGGAGTCGGTGCGCGTGCGCGGAGAGGCGGAGGCATTCGCCGTGGAGGCCAAGGCGCGCGCCGAGGCAGAGCAGATGCTGAAGAAGGCGGAAGCCTGGCGCGAGTACCACGACGCCGCTGTCATTGATATGCTCCTCGAAACACTGCCTAAG GTTGCGGCCGAGGTGGCAGCGCCACTGTCGCAGGCGAAGAAGATCACGATGGTGTCGTCGGGCGGAGGGGAGGTGGGTGCCGCCAAGCTGACAGGGGAGGTGCTCGACATTGTCGCCAAGGTGCCCGACCTCGTCAAAAGCATGACCGGGGTCAACATCATGAAG